One window of the Niallia circulans genome contains the following:
- a CDS encoding S41 family peptidase, with protein MKHLDNGNNNTEKEIEQESEQGYIKIKKFYFVMLLFVVVIAAAGITTIAFSFGDEPAVKVNNQREEFNKLYTAYDTLMDNYYKDLNSVDLVNGAIDGMFTALDDPYSDYMNEEEAGNFQQSISSSFEGIGAEIQQLNDSIVVVSPIKGSPAEKAGIKPNDKILTVDGKSLQGMSSSEAVLLIRGEKGTNVELEIERSGASEPLKMTITRDTIPIETVYGEMGKDKIAKIQITSFSEHTATELVDILNKYQEDGMKGIVLDLRHNPGGLLEEVKKIAGLFVPDGEIIYQIEHKDGTVEKVTSQNSSNMDIPLVVLIDGGSASASEILAGAVNQSANVPLVGVKSFGKGTVQQAKSFTDGSNIKFTVDKWLTPNGSWIHEKGIEPTYKVELPSYASLTMINPESKLKKGSNSEEVKTAQEMLKALGYDVDNTNGYFDDSTEKTVKEFQKKEKLKEDGIITGKTTTELMNKLREKLQKSDTQMKKAIEVLKDEMKK; from the coding sequence GTGAAGCATTTGGATAATGGTAACAATAATACAGAAAAAGAAATAGAGCAAGAAAGTGAGCAAGGGTATATAAAAATTAAGAAGTTTTATTTTGTCATGCTTTTATTTGTAGTAGTTATTGCCGCTGCTGGGATTACAACAATTGCCTTTTCTTTTGGTGATGAACCTGCAGTTAAGGTGAATAATCAGAGGGAAGAATTCAATAAACTTTATACAGCGTATGATACATTAATGGATAACTATTACAAAGATTTAAATTCAGTGGATTTAGTGAATGGTGCTATTGACGGTATGTTTACAGCACTTGATGACCCTTATTCTGATTATATGAATGAAGAAGAGGCTGGAAACTTTCAACAAAGTATTTCCTCCTCCTTTGAAGGCATTGGAGCAGAAATTCAGCAGTTAAATGATAGCATTGTAGTAGTATCGCCAATAAAAGGATCACCAGCTGAAAAGGCAGGCATAAAACCGAATGATAAAATTCTGACAGTAGACGGTAAGTCATTACAAGGAATGAGTTCTTCAGAAGCTGTTCTTTTAATTCGCGGTGAAAAGGGAACAAATGTTGAATTAGAAATAGAACGTTCTGGTGCAAGTGAACCGTTAAAAATGACGATTACAAGAGATACGATCCCGATTGAGACTGTTTATGGAGAAATGGGTAAAGACAAAATTGCCAAAATCCAAATAACTAGCTTCTCGGAGCATACAGCAACGGAATTAGTTGATATCTTAAATAAATATCAAGAAGATGGTATGAAAGGCATAGTTCTTGATTTACGTCATAATCCAGGTGGGTTACTAGAAGAAGTCAAGAAAATTGCTGGTCTATTTGTTCCAGATGGGGAAATTATTTATCAAATCGAACATAAAGATGGAACCGTAGAAAAAGTTACTTCGCAAAATAGCAGCAATATGGACATTCCACTTGTTGTGTTAATTGATGGTGGAAGTGCAAGTGCCTCAGAAATATTAGCTGGTGCTGTTAATCAATCTGCCAATGTTCCGCTTGTTGGCGTTAAGTCGTTTGGAAAAGGAACTGTTCAACAAGCAAAAAGTTTCACAGATGGAAGTAATATTAAATTTACGGTCGATAAGTGGTTAACACCAAACGGTAGCTGGATTCATGAAAAAGGGATTGAGCCAACCTATAAAGTAGAACTTCCAAGTTATGCAAGCCTAACAATGATTAATCCAGAAAGCAAATTGAAAAAAGGCAGTAATTCAGAAGAAGTTAAAACGGCGCAAGAAATGTTGAAAGCATTAGGATATGATGTAGACAATACAAATGGCTATTTTGATGATAGTACGGAAAAGACTGTAAAAGAATTTCAAAAGAAAGAAAAATTAAAAGAAGATGGAATTATTACTGGAAAAACAACAACAGAATTAATGAATAAACTCCGGGAAAAACTTCAAAAATCAGATACACAAATGAAAAAAGCAATAGAAGTATTAAAAGATGAAATGAAAAAATAA
- a CDS encoding M15 family metallopeptidase, with translation MKKSVAISSLALAIAMLTGCEKVDLKSIQDKVSFWDKNEKEQEVEQPVNKEDQVKDEEQQAPEKVSEEEKKPWTLESVFFNDIKEVDGRKVIQNPTNIVSLVNKEFGLPDGYAPEDLVRPKVEFSFGNQDIEKSYMRKEAAKALEDMFNGAKKSGITLYAVSGYRSYNRQTEVYDAEVSRVGEEKAVQAVAYPGNSEHQTGLAMDISSESADFLLTEGFGETKEGKWLKENAHLYGFILRYPKGKEKITQYKFEPWHFRYVGKKSAKDIYENDWTLEEYFKVVRKI, from the coding sequence ATGAAGAAATCAGTAGCCATCTCTTCTTTAGCATTAGCGATTGCAATGTTAACGGGGTGTGAAAAAGTAGATTTAAAATCAATACAAGATAAAGTTTCTTTTTGGGATAAAAATGAAAAGGAGCAAGAAGTGGAACAACCAGTTAACAAAGAAGATCAGGTCAAGGATGAGGAACAACAAGCTCCAGAGAAAGTATCAGAAGAAGAAAAAAAACCTTGGACACTAGAGTCTGTTTTTTTTAATGACATAAAAGAAGTAGATGGTAGAAAGGTCATTCAAAACCCGACAAATATTGTTTCGCTCGTCAATAAAGAATTTGGCTTACCAGATGGATATGCTCCAGAGGATTTAGTGAGACCTAAAGTTGAATTTTCATTCGGTAATCAAGATATTGAAAAAAGTTATATGAGAAAAGAAGCGGCAAAGGCATTGGAGGACATGTTTAACGGTGCGAAGAAAAGTGGCATTACACTTTATGCAGTTTCTGGATATCGTTCTTATAATCGTCAAACCGAGGTTTATGATGCAGAGGTTAGCCGGGTAGGAGAAGAGAAAGCAGTACAAGCCGTTGCATACCCTGGAAATAGCGAGCATCAAACAGGGCTTGCTATGGATATATCAAGTGAGAGTGCCGACTTCTTATTAACAGAGGGATTCGGTGAAACAAAAGAGGGAAAATGGTTAAAGGAAAATGCTCATTTATATGGATTTATTCTTCGTTATCCAAAAGGGAAGGAGAAAATCACGCAATATAAATTTGAACCGTGGCATTTCCGATATGTAGGTAAAAAATCTGCAAAAGATATTTATGAAAATGACTGGACTTTAGAAGAATATTTTAAGGTTGTACGAAAAATATAA
- the deoD gene encoding purine-nucleoside phosphorylase, translated as MSVHIGAKEQEIAETVLLPGDPLRAKYIAENFLEDAVCYNEVRNMFGYTGTYKGKRISVQGTGMGVPSISIYINELISSYNVQNLIRVGTCGAIQKDVKVRDVILAMSASTDSQMNRLTFGGVDYAPTADFDLLKKAYDSGLDKGLSLKVGNVFTADMFYNDNSELEKWAKYQILAIEMETAALYTIAAKFNRKALSVLTVSDHILTGEETTAHERQTTFNEMIEVALEAAIK; from the coding sequence ATGAGTGTACATATTGGTGCAAAAGAACAGGAAATTGCAGAAACAGTCTTACTTCCAGGGGATCCTTTAAGAGCAAAATATATTGCTGAAAATTTCTTAGAAGATGCAGTATGCTATAATGAAGTTCGTAATATGTTTGGCTATACAGGGACATATAAAGGAAAAAGAATTAGTGTACAAGGTACAGGGATGGGTGTTCCATCTATTTCTATCTATATTAATGAATTAATTAGCAGCTACAATGTCCAAAACTTAATTCGTGTTGGTACATGTGGCGCTATCCAAAAAGATGTAAAAGTAAGAGACGTCATTCTTGCAATGAGTGCTTCAACCGATTCTCAAATGAATCGCTTAACATTTGGGGGAGTAGATTACGCGCCAACTGCAGACTTTGATTTGCTTAAGAAAGCGTATGATAGTGGATTGGACAAAGGACTATCTTTAAAGGTAGGAAATGTCTTTACCGCAGATATGTTTTATAACGACAATTCCGAGCTGGAAAAATGGGCGAAATATCAAATCTTAGCAATAGAAATGGAGACAGCTGCACTTTACACGATAGCTGCTAAATTTAATCGTAAAGCACTTTCTGTTTTAACGGTAAGTGATCATATTTTAACTGGTGAAGAAACAACAGCACATGAAAGACAAACCACATTTAATGAAATGATTGAAGTGGCATTAGAAGCAGCAATAAAATAA
- a CDS encoding YozD family protein, producing the protein MKEIDVIIDTEEIAEFFFRELLKRGFVPSEGEIEELADITFEYLLDKCIIDEEIDE; encoded by the coding sequence ATGAAAGAAATCGACGTAATTATTGATACTGAGGAAATAGCAGAGTTTTTCTTTCGTGAGCTATTAAAAAGGGGATTCGTTCCTAGTGAAGGTGAAATTGAAGAATTGGCTGACATTACATTCGAATATTTATTAGACAAATGCATTATTGACGAAGAAATTGATGAATAA
- a CDS encoding YozE family protein: MTKSFYHFLMKFRHPEPNDQISEFANEAYLDHDFPKNSFDYDEISDYLELNGHYLPSMRIFDEAWEKYLFQEEKKNYSY, from the coding sequence ATGACTAAATCCTTTTATCATTTTCTTATGAAGTTTAGACATCCCGAACCAAATGATCAAATTAGCGAATTTGCGAATGAAGCTTATCTTGATCATGATTTCCCCAAAAATAGTTTTGATTATGATGAAATAAGCGATTATCTAGAATTAAATGGTCATTATCTTCCAAGCATGCGTATATTTGATGAGGCATGGGAGAAATATTTATTTCAAGAAGAAAAGAAGAATTATAGCTATTGA
- a CDS encoding SGNH/GDSL hydrolase family protein, with amino-acid sequence MKKGLKYFIYSLIFIVIISMTYVLVHSEQPKRNVYDKIIDGKQVNYLIVGDSIGRSSGASNNHRKWFHLVERSLTKKYGGSFKKQLVVQSGATAFEGLYKLKNSLSNNIDLVFIVFGENDRKYMDDKQFYFFYQSLLEEVVYRYPDAELITITESSLDNEDFVNVIKKLSKNFYATNIDMRLPFRESRLSPERLTNDLVHPNDYGYYLYAQEIVDTLQKAIHDKKTVLTSTIPVNEVSSLEMKTSYPIESIDPSFRKKDGYYTSSKIGANIEYHFTGPFLGVNVIRSEKGGMMDVFIDNNYVTTISTWWPFKKERSLYVTSGLKDTDHKVTFQISAHKSRYNITDQHLIQISSIITN; translated from the coding sequence ATGAAAAAGGGTTTGAAATATTTTATTTACTCTCTCATTTTTATTGTCATAATCAGCATGACATATGTATTGGTTCATTCTGAACAACCGAAAAGAAATGTCTACGATAAAATTATTGATGGAAAACAAGTGAACTATTTAATTGTTGGCGATAGTATTGGCAGGAGTTCAGGCGCAAGCAACAACCATCGAAAATGGTTTCACCTTGTGGAAAGGAGCTTAACAAAAAAATATGGAGGCTCATTTAAGAAACAGTTAGTAGTTCAAAGCGGAGCCACTGCATTTGAGGGATTATATAAATTGAAAAATAGTTTATCTAATAATATTGATTTAGTATTTATTGTATTTGGAGAAAATGATCGAAAATATATGGATGATAAGCAATTTTATTTTTTTTATCAATCTTTATTAGAAGAGGTTGTGTACCGTTATCCGGATGCAGAATTAATAACAATCACAGAAAGCAGTCTGGATAATGAGGATTTTGTGAACGTTATAAAAAAATTATCTAAAAATTTTTATGCAACAAATATTGATATGAGACTTCCTTTTCGAGAATCTAGATTATCGCCTGAGCGATTAACAAATGATCTTGTACATCCAAATGACTATGGGTATTATCTATATGCTCAAGAAATCGTTGATACGCTGCAAAAAGCAATTCACGACAAAAAAACAGTACTAACTTCTACTATACCTGTTAATGAGGTATCTAGTTTGGAGATGAAAACCAGTTATCCTATTGAATCAATCGATCCTTCTTTTCGAAAGAAAGATGGTTATTATACATCCAGTAAGATTGGCGCTAATATTGAATATCATTTTACTGGTCCTTTTTTAGGGGTAAACGTAATCAGAAGCGAAAAAGGCGGAATGATGGATGTTTTTATAGACAATAACTATGTAACTACTATTTCCACATGGTGGCCATTTAAAAAAGAAAGATCACTTTATGTCACGAGCGGCCTAAAAGATACGGACCATAAAGTTACTTTTCAAATTTCTGCACATAAATCAAGATATAATATAACCGATCAACATTTGATCCAAATATCTTCTATTATCACTAATTAG
- the msrB gene encoding peptide-methionine (R)-S-oxide reductase MsrB: MEKDKLKEKLTPIQYEVTQNNGTEPPFRNEYWDEFGDGIYVDIVSGKPLFSSLDKYDAGCGWPSFTKPIDEEELTEKKDTSHGMIRTEVRSKEADSHLGHVFNDGPQPTGLRYCMNSAAMKFIPKEELEEKGYGKYLSLFR; the protein is encoded by the coding sequence ATGGAAAAAGACAAACTAAAAGAAAAATTAACGCCCATACAATATGAAGTTACTCAAAACAATGGAACCGAACCACCATTCCGTAATGAATATTGGGATGAATTCGGTGATGGGATTTATGTAGATATTGTTTCAGGAAAACCATTATTCAGTTCACTTGATAAATATGATGCTGGCTGTGGGTGGCCAAGTTTTACAAAACCAATTGATGAAGAAGAATTAACAGAAAAGAAAGACACAAGTCATGGAATGATACGTACCGAAGTGAGAAGTAAAGAAGCTGATTCTCATCTAGGCCATGTATTTAATGATGGTCCGCAACCTACAGGCTTACGCTACTGCATGAATTCAGCAGCAATGAAATTTATTCCAAAAGAGGAATTGGAAGAAAAAGGATATGGTAAATATTTAAGTTTATTTAGATAA
- the msrA gene encoding peptide-methionine (S)-S-oxide reductase MsrA, with amino-acid sequence MDENVKVATFAGGCFWCMVKPFDQEPGIIKVVSGYTGGHKENPTYKEVCSETTGHYEAVQITYDPHVFSYEKLLSIYWQQIDPTDAGGQFYDRGQSYQTAIFYHSEDQKQAAEKSKQQLEASGRFSKPIVTKLLPASTFYPAEDYHQDYYRKNPEHYNRYHIGSGRAAYIDENWSDQ; translated from the coding sequence GTTAAGCCTTTTGATCAGGAGCCAGGTATTATCAAAGTAGTTTCTGGGTATACAGGGGGACATAAAGAGAATCCAACCTACAAAGAAGTTTGTTCAGAAACGACGGGACATTATGAAGCAGTCCAAATTACATATGATCCACATGTTTTTTCGTATGAAAAATTGCTTAGTATTTATTGGCAGCAAATTGATCCAACTGATGCAGGCGGTCAATTCTATGATCGCGGGCAATCCTATCAAACAGCAATCTTTTACCATAGTGAGGATCAAAAGCAAGCAGCTGAAAAATCTAAACAACAATTAGAAGCAAGTGGGAGATTTAGTAAACCGATTGTGACTAAACTTCTTCCAGCATCAACTTTTTATCCTGCTGAGGATTATCATCAGGATTATTACAGAAAGAATCCTGAACATTATAATCGTTATCATATTGGTTCAGGACGTGCAGCATATATTGACGAGAATTGGAGCGATCAGTAA